TGCGTCTCATTTAGATAGAACATATAGTTTAGTAGAAAGAGATAAAAACAGCCCAAGTGTAATTATTTGGTCGCTTGGAAATGAAGCCAGCAACGGCGATGTTTTCAAAGAAACTTACAAATGGATTAAAGAAAGAGATAAAACCCGTCCTGTTCAGTTTGAACAAGCCGGAGAAAAAGAAAATACCGATATCGTATGTCCTATGTATCCTTCCATTCGCTATATGAAAGAATATGCTTCCCGTGAAAATGTAACTCGTCCGTTTATTATGTGCGAATATTCACATGCAATGGGAAACAGTAACGGAAATTTTAAAGAATACTGGGATATAATCAAAGGAAGTAAAAATATGCAAGGAGGCTTTATTTGGGACTGGGTAGATCAAGGTTTTAAAGTGAAAGATGAATCCGGACGTGAATATTGGTCGTATGGAGGAGATATGGGCGGACAAAATTATACTAACGACCAAAATTTCTGTCATAACGGACTTGTTTGGTCCGATCGAGTTCCACATCCGGGAGCTTATGAAGTAAAAAGATTTTATCAAGATATTAATTTCAAAAATACCGACTTGGATAAAGGACTAATTTCCGTTGAAAACGGTTTTGCGTATACAAATCTCGGAGATTATAAATTCAAATATCAAATATTGGAAAATGGTAAAATAATTAAAGAAGATTATTTTGACGTTTTTGCAGCTCCGCTTACAAATAAGCAAGTAAAATTACCTCTTCCTGAAATTACCCCAAAAGAAGGAATTGAATATCTATTAAACTTATTTGCATTTACGAAAAAAAGCAATGATTTAATTCCTGCTGATTTTGAAGTGGCTCGGGCACAGTTTGAAATTGGTAAATCTGAATATTTCACAAAAAACAACATTTTAAATTCAGGAGCGCAAATAAAAGATGAAAAAGACAGAATCATACTTTCTGCGAATGGAATTACAGCATCCATAGGAAAATGGAATGGACTGTTGGAACGTTATTCTTCTGATGATAACAAAAGTTGGTATTTCAATAATTATCCGAGACCAAATTTCTGGCGGGCTCCAATTGATAACGATTACGGATGTAGTTTCCAAATAACAGCAAACGCATGGCGCGAAGCAGGTAAAAATACCCGTGTTAAAAGTATTGATGTAATTGATAATAAAATTACAGCAACAATTCAACTATTGGATGTATCTGCCGAAAATATTATCACTTATTCAATGGACAAAAAGGGGGTTTTAACCATCAATTCTGTATTTAAAGGTTCTGAAAACACCACCGAATTACCTCGTTTTGGGATGATTTTCGCTCTGAACGAAAGATATAGCAATTTTGAATATTACGGACGTGGACCTTGGGAAAACTACAGCGATAGAAATGTTTCATCTGAATTAGGTATATACAAAAGCAAAGTTAAAGACCAATACGTACCTTACACCCGACCTCAAGAAAATGGTTACAAAACCGATATTCGTTGGTTTACCCTAACCGATGATAACGGAAACGGATTAATGTTTGAAGGACTTCAACCGATTTGTGCTAGTGCATTAAATAACTATCCCGAAGATTTTGACGAAGGAAGCGTGAAGAAAAATATGCACTCCAGCGATATTACACCACGACATGAAACAATAATTTGCTTGGATTATTTGCAACGAGGAGTTGGAGGGGATAATAGTTGGGGAGCGCAACCACATAATGAATATCGTTTAAGAGATAAAAATTACAGTTATAGCTTTACAATAAAACCTATATAGAATCTTAATCCTTTGAAAAATAATAATAAACGCCATCATAACCTTTTTAGATGGCGTTTATTATTTTATATTGAAGTAATCTTAAAGCATTATTATTTCCCCTGAAATTGAAACACCTGCGTTTCTATATAAAACTCCAACCGGACAATTTTCAAAAGTCAAGTCGAGACATTTTTTCACTTTTTCTTTTGTTGCTTCCGTTTTAATTTTGAAAACATACGAAACGCTTGTAAAGGTTGCATCATCATCTGTTTTAGCCGCATCAAGTTCAATCTCCAATTGTGTGAATTCAACACGCATCTTAGCTGCCATTACGGCAAAAATTGTCCCAACACANCCTGTCAAACTCATACCACAAATTTCGAGTGCAGTTGCGCCTAAATCTGTACCATCTTTTGCTANCGGCAAGTCCATTACAATTTCGTGACCTCGGTTGTTATTCACAACCGATTCAAAATTTTTTTTCCATTTAAATGTAGATTTCATGACTATAAAATTTATCGGATTGATATTATTTTTTCTTCAAATTTACGAGTTTATTCTTAAACTTAAAAGAAAAAATCTACAAATTCAGCCTATAATCCAAATAAAAGTTAAATTATTTTNATAATGAACCTACGTTCATTATTTTTGCAAAATAATTATAGAGAATTTAAAATGCCAAGACCAAAAAAATGTAGAAGATTGTATTCGCTTCCCGACACAAAAGTTTTCAAACCAATTGGGATTCCAAGAAAAGAATTAGAAACTGAAGTTATTGAATACGATGAATATGAAGCATTTAAATTAGTTAGTTATGAGAATCTATCGCAAGAAGAAGCGGCAAAACGAATGGAAATTTCACGTCCTACTCTTACACGAATATACAATGCAACATTAGTAAAAATTGCAAAAGCCATTGTTGAGGGTAAANCAATTGAAATTGGAAGCGAGAATTTCACTTTTACCCAAAATCTTTTTCAACCGAAACGTTGCTGCAAAAACATCCAAATGCAAAACCGGAATGAAAATAATCACATTAACANATAACACTACATATAGCGAAAATCTGAAAGCGGAACACGGATTATCGGTTTATATTGAGANAGAAGATCATAAAATTTTGTTCGACACCGGAAAATCAGATGTTTTTATTCACAATGCAAATGAATTAAACATTGACTTACAAGCAATTGATACAGCGGTAATTTCTCATGGACATTATGATCATTTAGGCGGATTAATAAATTTCTTACAGTTAAACCAAACAGCAAAAGTATATTTAAAGAAAGAAATTTTTGATTATCAATACCTTTCTGTAAGAAACGAATTACAAAAAAACATTGGTTATCCTGAAGAATTGAAAGAGTTTACAAATCGATTNGTGTTTTTAGAAAACGATGTATTAATCAAAAATGAATTAGTTTTTATATCAAAAATTGACCATCCTTATCCACAACCGAAAGGAAATAAAATTTTATTTAAAACGGATGGTAAAACAAAAATACAAGACGATTTTTTGCACGAATTAATTTTCGCAATCAATGCTGTGGATGGATTATNTGTTTTCAGCGGATGTGCTCACAATGGGATTTTGAATATGTTAGCTACGGTAAAAAAANACTTTCCNGAGAAAAATATTAAACTGATTTTTGGAGGATTACATTTAATTGACAACAATGAATTTGTNGAAACAGAAACTACTGATGAGTTAAAGCATATTTCTCAAGAAATAATTAAATTATCAAATCAAGCAAAATTATACACCGGACATTGTAGCGGTAAAAATGCATCAAAAGAGATTGAATCTATTTTAGGTAACTGCTTNCACNTNTTTTATAGCGGACTTCAAATTAAGATATGAACCATTAAAAACACGATATTATGCCACACTTAGATCACAAAGGTCCNGAAGGAAAAGGACCAAAAACAGGAAGAAANCTCGGCGAATGTAAAAAAACAGAANAAGAACAAAAAACAATGGGCGAACTTGGAAAAGGACAAGGCAAACACCGTCATAGTTGTAATTCAGACGGTAAAGGAAAAAGATTAAAATACAACGAAACAAAATAAAAACAATAAAAATATGAAATTAGCAATTCCCGTAAACAAAAACAATCACGTGGACGGACATTTCGGACATTGTGAAGCGTACAAAGTAGTTACCGTAAACGAAAATAAAGAAATCATTGATTCAGAGATAGTTGAATCGCCAAAAGGATGTGGTTGTAAATCAGATATTGCTCATACTTTAGCCGATAACGGCGTTAGTGTAATGTTAGCAGGCGGTATTGGAGCAGGNGCAGTAAATAAGTTAAACAGTGCNGGAATTGAAGTTATTCGCGGATGTTCAGGAGATGTAGAAGANCTGGTAAANAAATATGNTGTAGGCGAAATTAACGACAACGGCTCCAACTGCAATCATCACGANCANCATCATAGCCACAGTCATGATCATCATCACAGCAGTTGTAATCATCACTAAATCTGANAATTAATAAAAAAATCAGCAAACTTTTATAGTAAGTCTGCTGATTTTTTATGTATCATCAAATATCTATTGCTAAATATTTATTCCTGATTCAAAGTTACACGTTTGAAATCTGTACAAGTTAAATGTTTTTTTGCAAGAAGCTCTTTTACAGTAGTTTTTCCTGCATCTTCACCACCGCCTTCATACTTTTGTTCTAAAAGNGTATAGTCTTTGTAGAATTTGTTCAAACGTCCGTTAGCAATAGCATTTACTTTTTGTTCNGGTAAATTAGCAGACTTTTCTGCTGTAACCGTAGTTATTATTTCACGAGCTTTCGCAGCATCTTCCTCCGTAATCCAACCTTTAGTAATATTTGATAAAATATGGTCTTCACTGTCTACGTGAGCAGGATTAATTCCGGCTTTTTTTAATGCTACTTCTACTTCTTTTGCTACAAGTTCAGCTTTTGTTTTTTCAAGAGCAACTGCTAACTCATTATCTTTTACCTTTTGAGGTACAGCAGATTCATCAATAGCTACCGGTGACATTGCTGCAATATGCATTGCAACTCCGTGAATGGTTTCATAATCTGCATCTTTTTCTTCAAAAGCTACAATAGTTGCAAGTTTATTTCCCGAGTGAATATATGATGTTACTGTACCACCTTTTACAAACTCATAATAATCTAATTCTAATTTTTCACCNGTAATNCCNGANCGGTCTGTAACCAAATCCGCAATGGTGCGTCCATCAAGCGTTAATGCTTTCAAAGCATCTAAACTTTCAGGTTTTTCAGCCATTGCCTTATCTAAAATAGTTTTTGTTAAAGCGATAAAATCTGCGTTTTTAGCCACAAAATCTGTTTCACATTTCAGAGCCAACACAGCTGCAAATCCATCTTTTGCATCAGCTAACACACAACCTTCAGAAGCTTCGCGGTCGCTACGTTTTGCTGCTACTGCTTGTCCTTTTTTACGTATAATTTCTATTGCTTTTTCAAAATCGTTTTCGGCTTCGATGAGTGCATTTTTACAATCCATCATACCTGCACCGGTCATAGTGCGCAATTTTGTAATTTCTGCCATTGTTACTGCCATAGTTGTATATCTTTTTAAGTTTTGTTTTATAATAAAAATGGGTTACCAGCTATAAAACGAAATTCATAACCCGTAACCCATAAGAGTTCTTTATTTGAAATTATTCTTCGTCTTCTTTGATGAATTTTTTAGCTACATTTGCATTCAAAGCAGCATCATCTTCTTTCTGTGTTCTTGGTTTTTTAGAAACACGTGATTTTCTTTCTTTAGTTTCAGGAGCTTCGGCTGCTTCTGCATCCACTTTTTCAATTTTTCTTTCTTCCAATCCTTCCTGAATCGCTGCACACATTGCATTCAAAATAACTTCTACTGATTTTGTTGCATCATCGTTTGCCGGAATTACAAAATCCACATCATTTGGATTTGAATTTGTATCAACAATACCAAATACAGGAATACCAAGACGTTGAGCTTCTTTAACTGCAATGTGTTCTT
The genomic region above belongs to uncultured Paludibacter sp. and contains:
- the tsf gene encoding Elongation factor Ts, whose translation is MAVTMAEITKLRTMTGAGMMDCKNALIEAENDFEKAIEIIRKKGQAVAAKRSDREASEGCVLADAKDGFAAVLALKCETDFVAKNADFIALTKTILDKAMAEKPESLDALKALTLDGRTIADLVTDRSGITGEKLELDYYEFVKGGTVTSYIHSGNKLATIVAFEEKDADYETIHGVAMHIAAMSPVAIDESAVPQKVKDNELAVALEKTKAELVAKEVEVALKKAGINPAHVDSEDHILSNITKGWITEEDAAKAREIITTVTAEKSANLPEQKVNAIANGRLNKFYKDYTLLEQKYEGGGEDAGKTTVKELLAKKHLTCTDFKRVTLNQE
- a CDS encoding conserved hypothetical protein (Evidence 4 : Unknown function but conserved in other organisms), encoding MKLAIPVNKNNHVDGHFGHCEAYKVVTVNENKEIIDSEIVESPKGCGCKSDIAHTLADNGVSVMLAGGIGAGAVNKLNSAGIEVIRGCSGDVEXLVXKYXVGEINDNGSNCNHHXXHHSHSHDHHHSSCNHH
- a CDS encoding OsmC-like protein; amino-acid sequence: MKSTFKWKKNFESVVNNNRGHEIVMDLPXAKDGTDLGATALEICGMSLTGCVGTIFAVMAAKMRVEFTQLEIELDAAKTDDDATFTSVSYVFKIKTEATKEKVKKCLDLTFENCPVGVLYRNAGVSISGEIIML
- the lacZ gene encoding Beta-galactosidase; this encodes MKKKLILLLTFSAAILAGFAQNTQENDWENPQIFQINREPARTAFLPYSDATSAILDDYSKSPWYINLNGMWKFNWVPKPADKPVDFYKTTFDDSNWKEFKVPGNWELNGYGIPIYTNMTYPFPKNPPYIDHSDNPVGSYRRYFELPDSWKNRRVYLYFEAGTSAMYIWVNGQKVGYTQNTKSPAEFDITPYVKSGKNLVAVEVYRWSDGSYLEDQDFWRLSGIDRDVYLYSTENVRIWDFFARPDLDSKYKNGELSVDVTLKNLGEKTEDLNVEATLLNDAGKTVFTKILNFNIYNNNSATETFTQKVKSPKLWSNETPNLYTLLLTLKDKKGKTLEVVSHKIGFRKVEIKNGSLLVNGVRIYIHGVNIHEHNPITGHYQDLETMMKDIRTMKQFNINAVRCSHYPNNIRWVQLCNKYGIYLVDEANIESHGMGYGRENPAFHPEWFASHLDRTYSLVERDKNSPSVIIWSLGNEASNGDVFKETYKWIKERDKTRPVQFEQAGEKENTDIVCPMYPSIRYMKEYASRENVTRPFIMCEYSHAMGNSNGNFKEYWDIIKGSKNMQGGFIWDWVDQGFKVKDESGREYWSYGGDMGGQNYTNDQNFCHNGLVWSDRVPHPGAYEVKRFYQDINFKNTDLDKGLISVENGFAYTNLGDYKFKYQILENGKIIKEDYFDVFAAPLTNKQVKLPLPEITPKEGIEYLLNLFAFTKKSNDLIPADFEVARAQFEIGKSEYFTKNNILNSGAQIKDEKDRIILSANGITASIGKWNGLLERYSSDDNKSWYFNNYPRPNFWRAPIDNDYGCSFQITANAWREAGKNTRVKSIDVIDNKITATIQLLDVSAENIITYSMDKKGVLTINSVFKGSENTTELPRFGMIFALNERYSNFEYYGRGPWENYSDRNVSSELGIYKSKVKDQYVPYTRPQENGYKTDIRWFTLTDDNGNGLMFEGLQPICASALNNYPEDFDEGSVKKNMHSSDITPRHETIICLDYLQRGVGGDNSWGAQPHNEYRLRDKNYSYSFTIKPI
- a CDS encoding hypothetical protein (Evidence 5 : Unknown function) — its product is MPHLDHKGPEGKGPKTGRXLGECKKTEXEQKTMGELGKGQGKHRHSCNSDGKGKRLKYNETK
- a CDS encoding Metal dependent hydrolase; protein product: MKIITLTXNTTYSENLKAEHGLSVYIEXEDHKILFDTGKSDVFIHNANELNIDLQAIDTAVISHGHYDHLGGLINFLQLNQTAKVYLKKEIFDYQYLSVRNELQKNIGYPEELKEFTNRXVFLENDVLIKNELVFISKIDHPYPQPKGNKILFKTDGKTKIQDDFLHELIFAINAVDGLXVFSGCAHNGILNMLATVKKXFPEKNIKLIFGGLHLIDNNEFVETETTDELKHISQEIIKLSNQAKLYTGHCSGKNASKEIESILGNCXHXFYSGLQIKI
- a CDS encoding conserved hypothetical protein (Evidence 4 : Unknown function but conserved in other organisms), giving the protein MNLRSLFLQNNYREFKMPRPKKCRRLYSLPDTKVFKPIGIPRKELETEVIEYDEYEAFKLVSYENLSQEEAAKRMEISRPTLTRIYNATLVKIAKAIVEGKXIEIGSENFTFTQNLFQPKRCCKNIQMQNRNENNHINX